The Christensenella timonensis DNA segment CTTGAAGAAGCCTTGGATGGAAATCACCGAGAGCACAAAACCAAGGAACGTAGCACCGACGTCGCCCATGAATATTTTTGCCGGGTTCAGGTTGTAAGGCAGGAAGCCCAGGCACGAACCAGCCAAAACAGCCGCGATCACGGTGACCGTCGGATTCCCAGCGGAAAGCAGCGACACGGCCAGAAGTGCCAGGGAAGAAATCGCGGATATCCCGCAGGCAAGCCCGTCGAGCCCATCGATCAGGTTGATCGTATTGGTGATCGCTACGATCCACAGCACTGTGATCGGGATCGCCCAGTTCCCAAAATATATAATCTGGTCAAAAAGCGTCACCTGCTTGATGACGATTCCCGAAAAGCACACGACCAATGCCGCGCCGATCTGTACCAACAGCTTGATCCACGCCTTCAGGTCATAAATATCGTCAAACATGCCCATGATGGTGATCATAAGGGCGCCGAGGAGCAAGCCGACATAAGTGGAATCAAGCGGCACAAAAGCCATCACCCCAAAGGCAAAGGCAACAAATATAGCAAGCCCCCCCATCGTTGGGATCGGCTTGCTATGCATCCTTCTATTATCTTTTGGAATATCCACTGCGCCGACCTTGATCGAAAATTTACGGACGAGCGGCGTTGTCGTATACGTCATGAAAAACGTAAACAGAAACGCTATCAGGATCAACAAACCGCTGCGTAATTCCATTCGAATCCCAAGGTCCTTTCGTAGATATCAAGATTAAAATATTACAAGAGCGGCAAAGCTTGCGCTTTGCCGCACTTGAACTTTGTTACATTATATCAACTTTCTTTTTTAAATGCAACATCTCCGTTTTCAACGAACATCTTTACTTTATCGCCGATCTGGATCTTGCCGGCAAGGATCTCCTCCGAGAGTTTGTCCTCTACCGTCTGCTGGATCATCCGGCGCAGCGGTCTCGCACCATACTGGTCGCTCATACCGTCTTTGGCCATCAGCTTTGCAGCGTCCTTCGTATAGGTAAGGTCGATTTCCCTGTCCTGCAGCCTCTTGACCACGCTACCCAGCATCAGCTCTGCGATCTGCTGCGTATCCTTTTCCGTCAGCTTGTGGAACACGATGATATCGTCGATCCTGTTGAGGAACTCCGGACGGAACGTCTCTTTTAACGCCTCCATCATGCGCTCCTTCATCTCATCATATTCTTTGAGCTGCTCCATATCAGCCTCATCGCCGTTCGTAA contains these protein-coding regions:
- a CDS encoding MraY family glycosyltransferase → MELRSGLLILIAFLFTFFMTYTTTPLVRKFSIKVGAVDIPKDNRRMHSKPIPTMGGLAIFVAFAFGVMAFVPLDSTYVGLLLGALMITIMGMFDDIYDLKAWIKLLVQIGAALVVCFSGIVIKQVTLFDQIIYFGNWAIPITVLWIVAITNTINLIDGLDGLACGISAISSLALLAVSLLSAGNPTVTVIAAVLAGSCLGFLPYNLNPAKIFMGDVGATFLGFVLSVISIQGFFKVNAVVSFVIPFLVLGLPIFDTLFAIIRRVFKGQSPFHADRKHLHHRLVDMGMNQKQSVVLLYAISALLAISAILFAERMFGAAVIVLVVSFVIGCINWFSMKRDHIEMLEKLDAEASEEEQAKKTEEKKPQA